The Aquincola tertiaricarbonis genomic sequence CGTCTTCTTCAATTGCTTTGGCATCGAGGCCATGGCCCGTGCAATGGCCTGACGCACCGCCTCGGCCCCGTGTCCAGCCAGCGCAGGTCCGTGCTTGTCGCGCTGCTGCTGCCGATGACCCGGTAGCGGCGGCAGGTGCAGCAGCATCGTGAAGCGCGTAGTCCGCTCGACCAACGTTCCGATCGCAGAACTGTCGAGTCCGAGGATGAGATCGCCTTCCCAGTGGCCAGGCACCGCCCGATCCTCGACGCTGGCCGGCCGCTCACTGATCATGATCTCCGGCGTCACGAACGACTTCCCCCGGCCTCGCACACGCTCTCTGGGCATACGCAAAGCTCTGCCCGTGCGCAGGCATGCCGTCAGTTCGCGTTGCAACGCACCGCGGCCCTGAACGTACAGCGCTTGGTAGATCGCCTCATGACTGATACGCATCGAGGTATCTTCGGGGAAGTCGATCTGAAGCCGATTGGCGATCTGTTGCGGGCTCCATGCTCGTGACCACCGGCGGGCTTGTCGACGCCCATGTCGTCGCCCGTTCCACTGCACCTGTGGCCCCGCAATCGTTCGACCGCCTGGCGTTGCGATGTTCCCGGCAAGGCGGTCCTGAACGTACTTCCGCAAAGTCGGGTTTGTCAGCAGTTTGGCAGCCTTGGGTCTCCTTGCGGCGCGGTCGGCATGCCATTGCGCCGTGTGAGCACGGTACTCCAATCCGCCGCCACGAGTGGCTGCATTTCGTCGCAGCTCGCGCGAGATCGTCGAGGCGGCGCGCCCGAGTTGCCTGGCAATCTCCCGGACACCTTCGCCACGGGCTCGCGCCAGCGCAATCTGCTCACGCTCGGAGAAGGACAGGTAGCGCCCAGTAAGCTGCGGCGCGGACGGCACAAGATGCGATGGTGGCATACCACCGCATTGTCGGAACCATCGATTGCCCACGGCCGGCGACACTCCAGCAAGGGCGGCAGCGTCCTCGCTACTGAGCCCCCTTGCAATCGCCTGCCAGAACGGCCATCGCGCGGCGCGATGCAAAACCGGTGGCCGACCCGGTGAGCGCAACTTGGCGCGCACCGACTGCCTCGCTTTCCTCTTCTTCACGTCCATCAACACCTCCATCACGGACGTGTTGCGACGATGGGTTGAACTCACCCAATACGCCAGCAAGGACTTGCGCGACGTGCTCACCGAATACGGCATCACCGCCTCCATGAGCCGGCGCGGCAACTGCTGGGACAACGCCTGCAGCGAGAGCTTGTTCGGCTCGCTGAAGGTCGAGCGGCTGCACGGCCAGCGCTTGACGACCAGGCGCCAAGCCAAGGACGAAGTGGTGACCTGGATGCTCTGGTACAACCGAACCCGACTGCACTCGACGCTGGCCTACACCAGCCCGATGCAGTTCGAAGAAAACTGGCTCGCCGGCCAACCCCGGCAAGCCAGCGCGTAGTCCAGCTATGGGATACGGAATCCAGGGGCAAGGTCACTGAGCTGGGCTTGCCGGGCTTCATAAGGGGCGTTCGCCGTTTGCCTTCAAGTGCCCCGACGCCACCGCCATCAAGCGCTCGTCGCCAGACGACAACCTGGTTTGGATTGCGAATATCGTAGATCGCCGCGACCTGCCGGCTTGAGAGCTGCTCACGATCTTGATGCCTCAGCACCTGGAGCTTGAATTCAGTGGTGTAGGCGCCGCGCTTGGGCTGCAGGGCGGCCACTCCGTGTAGCCGGTAGTGGCTGACCCACGTACGGACCTTCTCCTCCGGCACTGACCATCGCCGGGCAAGCAGCTTCGCACCGCCGTCCCCAGCCAGAAAGCTCTCGACGACCTTGAGCTTGAGCCTTGTTTCGTACTTCCCCATGGGACCTCTTGAACTGTGTCCAACTTCTGGGGGTCAGTTCAAACGCGGGGCGGTTCAGGATGCCATGGCGGGCCCGGTTTCGTTCACTTTCAGCAGACCTCCAATGAAGGCAAGGATGGCGGCCGCAGCGCCGCCGTTGATGATGGTTGAGGCCTTCAAGGCACTCTGCCCAGCCTCGATGACCGATGTGAACATCTGAGCCTCAGACTGCTCACGAAAGCTCCAATGGAGCTTCATCTGTTCCAACGCAACGGCCCGCTCATGCTCCACGGCAGCCTGATCAGGCCCGTCCAACGCCGCCGCCTCCCACGCATCAAGGAAGCGTTCAAGGCGCGCGATCTCGACAGTCGAGATCTTCTGTTTCTTGACGCCTTGCAACGCCTCCCTCAGTTCGTCAAGCAGGCTTCGCTGGGTCATGCGAGCTTGTAGCCGAACTCCTCCACGTCGCGATCGGTAAATAGTCGCCGGCGACCGAGAACGCAGGCGCTGCGCCCCAATTCCGCCTGACGATAGCCCGCCGCCAACCTCGTCACTCGCTCACCGGCCGGCACCACCAAGCCTGCGCGAAGAGCACCTCCTTGGACCGCTCCAGCTGGATGCGCTCCGTACCGCGAATCAGCATCCCACGGGCGCTGATCCGGTGCACCGTGGCGGGCTCCAGCACCGGCAGCAGCCACCGGCCATCCGGGCCCAGCAAACCGGCATAGAGCCGGTTCCGGTAGTTGGTCGAGCAGGGGGGCCGGTTGAGCAGCAGAACGCCTCGCGCCGGCTCGTCAGCGAGCACTTCGTCGCGGCTGCGCTTCAGGCCTTCCGCGCGCAGCCGCACCACATGGACCAGCACAGGTCAGAAAGGCACGTCGGCCGGCTCGATCGGCTGCAGCCAGAGGGTGACAGCCTCCTCTGGCTCCAGGCAGCGCATGTGCGGCTTGGCGGCAACCTCGGCCGCGGCCTCATCCCGCTGCGCGCGGCTGATGGTCGACCAGCGGGCGTGAAGTCGCGCTGAGAACCGGATAGTCCATTCGGCGTCGGTGAGGGGGGTATCGGTCAACATGCTGGAGCTCCTGCGCATAGGGGTGCCTGCGGCCGCCGTCTCCGCTCAACGCCGCCGCTGCGTACGCCTCGGCGTCCCCTTCGGACAATCCCGGCGTCGTAGCCAGCAAGTGCGCAGCCTGGGCTGAGATCCAGTGCTCCTTCAGTCGCATGACGCCCCCATTGGGTGGTTGGTATCGTCATGATACTGTATACGTATACAGTAGTGTCAGCGCATGTCGCGTCCCGCCGCAGCCATGCCACTCGCTCCCGTCCTTCCCTTCTGGCATGCGCCACGCTGCGACACGAGAAGCTCAAACGTAACGGTCGTACAGTGGTTTGCGTCGAAGGGTTCAGGTCGGCGCGCCCCCGGCGCAGGCCAAACCAGCTTGGATGCCCAATCATGGTGCCGTCTGGGAGTAGCGGCATCGACGCTTCCACGAGTCTCTGCGAGTGCCATCCGGGGCGCCTTGGGCGCGTGGATCAACGGCACGTACGAGAAGCTGCCCACCCCATGTCACGGTGCTGGCTGCCAACCTACGTGCAGGACACCGGGCGGCCCTACTTGGACGGCCCTTTTCACTCGTTCATGCGAGCCGCAACCCCTGTAGCAGGTGCGCCGCCTGTGCCCGCGCACTTTCCCACGCCTGCTCATCGGCCGGATCTTTCGAGCAGCTGGCGGGGTCAGCCACTGACTGCAAATGGGTAATCCGTTCGCTCACGCGATCGCGAGCCTGCATCACCCTGTCGGTGATCATCGTCAAGCTCCCCAACACATGTGTTGCGCACAGCCGCTGTTGCCTGCGGACTGCGGGCGTCGAAAGTTGAGCACAAGGGTCCAACAAATGCGAGGCGCCAGCGAGGCCGAGACCGGCAAGCTTGGCCAGATCTTCTAATAAGGAAGTGAGATAACAGGCCAGGCGCTGGTGGTCGCTCAGTAGCCGCGTACGCAACACATCGGCACCCGCGGTTGGCAGCGCAGGTACCGGCGCTAGCCGAATCAGCGAATCGACCATGTGCTCCACTTCATCCTGCAAACTCGCAGTGGCGCTTTCTAGAGCTGCCCATTCGCCGGCGACGATTCCCGCCTTACGAATCATCTTGCCTCTCCCCTCACCTATTTTGAGTTTCCAAGTCGTCCGTGGCGCCACATCCTTGATCGATATTAACCACAGAGCATCGCCGCCAGCTGAGCTGCTGACTTCGGACAGGGTTCAGGTCTGCGTAGGGGCCGATGCTCCAAAAGGAACATGACCCGCCGTGCAAGTTCTTTCAGGGCGGTGTCTTGGACGGGGGAGACGCCCTCCTCGCGGACCTTGGTGTCCAGTACGCATACCATGCCAATCGCGGTGCCGTCTGCAACTATCAGGGGCGCACCTGCATAGAATTGAATGCTTGGCTGGCCATAGACCAGTGGATTTGAATTCACCCTTGGATCCGCCTCGGCATTAGTCACCACAAACACCCCCTCATGTTCAATCGCTTTGGCGCAGATGCTCATATCGAGTCCAGTTTCCTGCGAACCAAACCCAAATTGCGCTTTGAACCATTGCCGATTTCGATCGATCAGGCTCACCAAGACTATTGGCGTTTGACAGATGGCTGCAGCCGTAAGTACCACCTCTTCGAACTGCGCCTTGCACGACGAGTCAAGAATCTCAAGGCGCGCTAGCCATTCAAGTCGTTGACTAGAGTCCTGAGTGGTTATGGGCCAGATTTTCATGAATATTTATCCAAGGCAAAGGGTGACCTTAGTGACTCAAACTGCGATCGCTAGCCGCGTGGGTAACCAAGACGGCCTGATAAACCTTCTGCATCTGAACACGTGCCACCGTTTTTTACCTTATCGACAGATGGACTCACGTCTTTAGTCAGATCTGAGCGTGGACCGCCGCTCGCCAGTGGATTTAGCCACAGCTTCGCACATCTCCCTCATGCTGATCGCACAAACGCGAGTCTGCTCAAGGTTGTCAGACCTGCGCCGAAGTCCCAATGGCCTCGTTTGTTCATCCTGGAAGCGCATGACCAACTCCCGTCAAGAATCCCCTGTCACCCCCGTCTACAGCGAGCGCCAACTCGTCCCCCGTTTTGCCGATGGAGTGATGCTGGCAACGCTCAGTGCATCCGCACTTGCCGCGATGGCGATCGCATCCTCGTTCGGCAGCCCAGCGTTAGGCATGGGGCTCGCGCTGGTCCTGCTGGCCATCGGCGCCGTTGCATTTGCCGTCGCGCGCGGCTCACTCATGTCCCAGCTGCTTCTTGTCAGCGCCAACGCGGCCATGGTGGCTCTGCACATCCAGCTTGGCCGAGGCACGCTTGAATTCCATTTCGGCGTTTTTGTGCTTTTGGGCTTGGTGCTCGTGTATCGCGACTGGCGATCTGTCTTGCTGACGGCGGGCTTTTTCGCTGTCCACCATGTGCTGTTTGACCGTCTTCAGGCGCTTGGCTGGGGTGTGTACTGCACCCCGGAACCCGACTTCCTCAAGACCTCCATGCATGCCATCTATGTGATCGCACAGACGGCCGTGGAGCTGGTGTTGGCAACTGCGCTGCGACGCGCGACCGTGGCCTCTTGCGAACTGTCGGCGTTGATTCAACGCATCGACGCCTCCGGTTCGGTGGTCTGCCTGGACTTGGCCGACCTGCCGGTGAAATCCCCTGTGGCCAAATCACTCAAAGAGGCGATCGGCAAAATCCATGCAGCGGTCACCGACGTCAGCATGGCGGCAGCATCGATCGAGACCGCCGCCACAGAAATCTCCACGGGCAATCAGGACCTCAGCCAGCGCACTGAAGAGCAGGCGAGCAACCTCCAGCGTACGGCCTCTTCGATGGAGCAAATCACCGGTACCGTACGCAACTTGGCGGATTTAGCGAGTCGTGCAGACTCCTATGCGCGCCAAGCCTCCGCCGCAGCCGGGGCTGGATGCGGCGCGGTTTCAAAGGTCGTGGACACCATCGGCGAGATCGCTCACTCGTCGCGCCAGATCGGCGACATCATCGGTACGATCGACGGCATCGCCTTCCAGACCAACATCCTGGCTTTGAACGCCGCCGTAGAGGCCGCTCGCGCAGGCGAGCAAGGTCGGGGCTTCGCAGTCGTGGCTGGCGAGGTGCGTGTGCTGGCTAAGCGGTCGGCCGAGGCCGCTAAGGAGATCCGGTCACTGATTACGCAGTCCACGGACCGCGTAACGTCGGGCACTCAGCTGGTTGCTGAAGCGGGCGTCGGCATGAGCGCGATCGTCGAGCAAGCTCACAGCGTCAGCGAGCTGATTGCCGAAATTTCGGGGGCGGCGCGGGAGCAAACGCTTGGCATCGGTGAAATCGGCTCGGCCATCTCTCTGCTCGACACCGTCACTCAGCAAAACGCTGCGCTGGTGGAGCAAAGCGCGGCGGCTGCAGACAGCTTGCGCCACCAGACCGTGCTACTTAATACCGTCGTTGGTCGATTTGTGCTCACAGTGTAGACGAACATATACGTGGCGTCGCACAGCTTGTGAACAGCGTCAGGGGCCAGGGGGAATGGAATTGCACTGGATGCCCCACCCCCTGATCAAGGGGGTGTGAATATTCATTCAAGCATGAATCAGTGCCGCAATTTAACATCCCGATACGATCAACCGTAGGGATTAAGTTGTTTAAGCCACTTCTCATCATCACACTTCTCGCGGCTGTAGGTGCCCAAGCGAACACCATTACAGCTACTGCGTCAGCGGGTTTTCAGAGCGCGCAGATTACTGACAGCAAGACAGCTGGCTGTTACTACGACTCTTGCTCCACATACCCCTACCCTTACCTACCGCCCCCTGCGCCCATCACGCCACAAGGTGTGACTGCTAGCAAATCGTTCGCTTTTCGAGGTCAGAACGCATCTGCCTCAGCGCGCGTGGCCACCCCTGCCCTGCTGACCGCCAGTGCAGCAGTCTCGTCGACTTCAATTCCCTTTGACAGGCTGAATGCCTCAAGCTCGGCCAACTTCCAAGACCAGATCACCTTCTCCGCAGCCGGTTATGCGGGGCAAACTGCTCTCATCTTCATTCACTACGAAATCTCGGGAATTTCTTCTACGTCACTTGCAAATACGAATGCCCAGTCGTCTTTGAACTTATACCTGGGTTCAAATTATTTCTATGAAAGCGCTTACACGAGCTACGGCTTCAAATCGGGGTACTTCGATCCCAACTACAAATACACTGGGTACAAGGTCATGTCCACGGAGCTGGGGAAGCTCACAAATATCTCGGCAACCCTCAACACATCCTGCACTGGGCTATCGTTCGACAGCGGGTTCAACTGCGAAGCAACGAGCACTTTCAAGTTTCTGGGCATCGCCGGCGCAGCGCTTCTTGATGGAACCGAGCTTGGTAAGCTGACGGTCACCTCCCAGTCCAAATTCGACTACATCAATGGCGTCTCTCCCGTGCCGGAGCCATCGACTTACGCAATGATGAGTCTTGGCGTCCTGTGCCTGGCCATCGGCGCGAGCCGAGCTCGCCGGCGCTAAATTGCACCCTGATTGGCCCATACGAGGCGATCCCCGCAAGAGGCGTATGCACCGGTGGTTACCTTTGCGCGATAGCGAAGACCCCACGACCGGTCGCGGGCCTGGCCGACCGCATGGCCCATAGGCTGTGCGAGGTGCACGGGATCGCTTGCTTTAGCGTGAAGAGGCCAGTCCAGTGACTACCTGTCTGCTCAAGAGACTCAAGCGCGAACATCGTCCTACCCGATGTTGGTAGCCGATACGGGGATGGAGAGCGTGCAATGCACCCCATCCCGTCCAAGCTCGAAGTGACTTTTGCCGCCAAGCTGGTATGGGAGCGCCTCCTCGATCAGCTGACGCCCCTGGCCTGTCCCTTGCTGGGCAACGCCAGCATGCGGCATATGCACACCGCTCTCGCGCCAGTCGATGTGCAGCCACGGACGGCCTCGCAAGTCCGGCGGCGTGGTCCACCAGCGGATCGACAGCTTGGCCTGCGGCTGACCCAAGGCCCCGTATTTCACCGCGTTGGTGGCAAGCTCGTGCAGCACCATCGCCAACGTTTGCACCGTGCTCGAGCGCAGCCGAATGCCGGCGGGACCCTCCAGCGTGACGCGCTCGCTGACTCCGTTCATCGCCTTGATCTCCGTTTGGATCAGCTCGTCGAAGGAGATCCGATCGGTGTCCCCCAGACGGGACAGCAGCCCTTGCACACGGGCGAGCGCGCCGAGTCGGTCATCGAAGCCCGCGCGAAATTCATTCAGATCTTGGCTGGACTCACCTGTCCGATCTGCTATGGATCGCACAACACCCAGCAGGTTGCGAGTACGGTGCTGCAACTCCCGCGCAAGAATGGACTGCCTTTCGTGCAGCTCCCGAATCTCGTCGACGTCGGTCGATGTGCCCAACCACTCGATGATGTGACCCGCCTCATCACGTGCAGCCGTGGCTCGGGTCTGGAACCACCGATAGCGGTGCTCGTCGGCGTGGTAGATGCGGTACTCGGCGTGGAACTCCCCTCGCTCGATCGCCTCCGCCCACGTCGCCATCACCCTGGCGCGATCGTCCGGATGTACCGGCTCCAGCCAGTCAATGCCATGGCTGGCGCACTCAGCCTGCCCGGTAAATGGTCGGCCCTGCAAAGCTCCCAAGTCGTTGTCCTGAAACGACTTTCGGGTGATTTCCGATGGTGAAGTCTCCCGGGAAGCATTCCAATGGACGTCGGTTTCTGGGAGTTCTGGAGTCACCACCGATGGCCACCGACGACTTCTTTCGCGCCCGGCTCGATCAGATGATCGACCTGCGCCACGCGCTGGCGGTGCTGGCCACGCGCATGCCGTGGGCGCAGATCGAGGCTTCGCTGGCGCCGGTGTTCGCGCACCGGGATCGCAAGGGCCGGCCGGTGGAAGGCTCTGACCTGTTCGGCCCCAGCCTGGCGGTGGCCGGTGCCGGCGTCAGCAACGCCGGCCGCCCGCGTTTGCCCATCCGGCTGATGGTGGCGCTGCTGTACCTCAAGCACGCCTACAACGAGAGCGACGAGTCGGTGGTCGTGCGCTGGTCGCAGGACGTGTACTTCCAGTTCTTCAGCGGGCAGGTCTACTTTGAGCCGCGCCTGCCCTGTGACCCGGCGCAGATCAGCCGCTTCCGTCGGGTGCTGGGCGAGGCCGGTGTCGAGCAGTTGCTCAAGACCACCATCGAGGCGGCGGTGGCCATGGGCGCAGTCAAGAAGACCGAGTTCGAGCGCGTGATCGTGGACTCCACCGTGCAGAGCAAGGCCATCGCCCACCCCACCGACAGCCGGCTGCTGGAGCTGGCGCGCGAGAAGATCGCCCGGCTGGCCAAGCGCGCGGGCATCCAGCTCAAGCAGACCCACCAGCACGAGGGCCAGACGCTGCGACGGCGCGCGGGCGGTTATGCCCATGCCAAGCAGTTCAAGCGGCTGCGGGCCGTGCTCAAGCGCCAGCGCACGATCCTGGGCCGACTGCTGCGCGAGGTGCGCCGCAAGATGGGCGGCCTGGCCGACGAGACCCGCGCCAGTTTGGACACCTGGGTTGAGCGCGCCGAGCGCATCCACCGGCAGCGGCCCAAGGACAAGAACAAGCTGTATGCCCTGCACGCACCGGAGGCCGAGTGCATCGGCAAGGGCAAGGCCCGCCAGCCCTACGAGTTCGGCGTGAAGGTGAGCCTAGCCGTCACCCACCAGCACGGCCTGATGGTGGGCGCGCGCAGCTTCCCAGGCAACCCGTACGACGGCCACACGCTGGCCGCGCAGATCGAGCAGACCACCAACCTGCTGCAGGACATCGGCGTCAAGCCCACCGCCGCCATCGTGGACCTGGGCTACCGGGGCGTGGACAAGGACGTGGCGCCGGTGGAGGTGATCCACCGCGGCAAGTTCAAGTCGCTCAGCCCCAGGCAGCGGACTTGGTTGAAGCGCAGACAGGCCATCGAACCGTTGATCGGCCACACCAAGGCCGACCACCGGATGGACCGGTGCTGGCTCAAGGGCGCGGAAGGCGACGCGCTGCATGCGGTGCTGTGCGCGGCGGGCTTCAACATCCGCTGGCTGCTGCGGGCCATCGCCCGGCTGGGCCTGGGTGGCGTTTTGTTGGCCTTGTCCGCGATGGCGCTGTATGCGGCGGCCATGGCGGAAGTGCTGCGTCATCCAGTCTCCTGCGCTGAAGTCGCGCTGGAGCCGTGACCGCTGCCGCTCTTGCGATCACATGGCCGTGTCGGCACGCTGGAAATGGATTTCGCAGGGCCAACTAAATGCCGTCCATTGGGGACTGGCCCAGGTCCAGCGGCCAGCGCCCTCGGCTCGCCATACCAGTTGCGGCACACCCTCGACCAGCCTTTGCAGCCGCCGCTCCGTCGCTTGAAGGGCTTGCTCGGCGAGCTTGGACTCGTGAATGTCGACGGCTGCGCCGAACCAACGCGTGATCAAGCCGTCCGCGTTACGCACGGGAATATGACGCACGAGATGCCAGCGCCAGCCATCGCCTGCTTTGTGAATGCGTTGTTGCCTCTCAAGCGGCTCGCCGCTTGCAAAAGCGCGTTCAAAAGCAGCGCGCGGCGGGTAGGTCGTCGGGGTGAATCGCCTCCAGCCACCCATAGTTCTGCGTGTCGGGCGCGCTTTGTCCGGTGTAGGTCAACCACCGATCGTTGAGCGCCACTTCTTGCCCATCCGGGCTGGCGGACCAGAGCAGCACCGGAACCAGCTCCACCATCATTCGCTGGCGTTCCTCGCTTTCTCGCAATGCCGCCTCGGCCCGTTTGCGCTCGGTGATGTCGAGAACGACCGCGACGCCTTCTCCGTTCTCCTCGATGCGGCGCCCGGAGAACAGACCCCAGAAGCGCTCGCCGTTGCGCCGGAAATATTCTTTTTCGTAGGGCTCGATCGTGCCCGTGATCTTGTAATGCTCGACGGCTCGTTGAGTTTGCACGATCCACTCGGGAGGAGTAAGGCGGTCCCACCGAACGTCACCGCGCTCGAGCTCAGTGCGGTTGTAGCCAACCATGTCGAGAAATGCATCGTTTGCATCTGTGATGGCGCCG encodes the following:
- a CDS encoding IS30 family transposase, with protein sequence MDVKKRKARQSVRAKLRSPGRPPVLHRAARWPFWQAIARGLSSEDAAALAGVSPAVGNRWFRQCGGMPPSHLVPSAPQLTGRYLSFSEREQIALARARGEGVREIARQLGRAASTISRELRRNAATRGGGLEYRAHTAQWHADRAARRPKAAKLLTNPTLRKYVQDRLAGNIATPGGRTIAGPQVQWNGRRHGRRQARRWSRAWSPQQIANRLQIDFPEDTSMRISHEAIYQALYVQGRGALQRELTACLRTGRALRMPRERVRGRGKSFVTPEIMISERPASVEDRAVPGHWEGDLILGLDSSAIGTLVERTTRFTMLLHLPPLPGHRQQQRDKHGPALAGHGAEAVRQAIARAMASMPKQLKKTLTWDQGAELAQHAQLSIDTGLQVYFCDPQSPWQRGTNENTNGLLRQYFPKGTDLSAHRASDLQAVALALNTRPRKTLGWRIPAEALNELLRSKGKCSVATTR
- a CDS encoding GAF domain-containing protein produces the protein MKIWPITTQDSSQRLEWLARLEILDSSCKAQFEEVVLTAAAICQTPIVLVSLIDRNRQWFKAQFGFGSQETGLDMSICAKAIEHEGVFVVTNAEADPRVNSNPLVYGQPSIQFYAGAPLIVADGTAIGMVCVLDTKVREEGVSPVQDTALKELARRVMFLLEHRPLRRPEPCPKSAAQLAAMLCG
- a CDS encoding methyl-accepting chemotaxis protein, with the translated sequence MTNSRQESPVTPVYSERQLVPRFADGVMLATLSASALAAMAIASSFGSPALGMGLALVLLAIGAVAFAVARGSLMSQLLLVSANAAMVALHIQLGRGTLEFHFGVFVLLGLVLVYRDWRSVLLTAGFFAVHHVLFDRLQALGWGVYCTPEPDFLKTSMHAIYVIAQTAVELVLATALRRATVASCELSALIQRIDASGSVVCLDLADLPVKSPVAKSLKEAIGKIHAAVTDVSMAAASIETAATEISTGNQDLSQRTEEQASNLQRTASSMEQITGTVRNLADLASRADSYARQASAAAGAGCGAVSKVVDTIGEIAHSSRQIGDIIGTIDGIAFQTNILALNAAVEAARAGEQGRGFAVVAGEVRVLAKRSAEAAKEIRSLITQSTDRVTSGTQLVAEAGVGMSAIVEQAHSVSELIAEISGAAREQTLGIGEIGSAISLLDTVTQQNAALVEQSAAAADSLRHQTVLLNTVVGRFVLTV
- a CDS encoding PEP-CTERM sorting domain-containing protein, translating into MATPALLTASAAVSSTSIPFDRLNASSSANFQDQITFSAAGYAGQTALIFIHYEISGISSTSLANTNAQSSLNLYLGSNYFYESAYTSYGFKSGYFDPNYKYTGYKVMSTELGKLTNISATLNTSCTGLSFDSGFNCEATSTFKFLGIAGAALLDGTELGKLTVTSQSKFDYINGVSPVPEPSTYAMMSLGVLCLAIGASRARRR
- a CDS encoding sensor histidine kinase → MGALQGRPFTGQAECASHGIDWLEPVHPDDRARVMATWAEAIERGEFHAEYRIYHADEHRYRWFQTRATAARDEAGHIIEWLGTSTDVDEIRELHERQSILARELQHRTRNLLGVVRSIADRTGESSQDLNEFRAGFDDRLGALARVQGLLSRLGDTDRISFDELIQTEIKAMNGVSERVTLEGPAGIRLRSSTVQTLAMVLHELATNAVKYGALGQPQAKLSIRWWTTPPDLRGRPWLHIDWRESGVHMPHAGVAQQGTGQGRQLIEEALPYQLGGKSHFELGRDGVHCTLSIPVSATNIG
- a CDS encoding IS5 family transposase, whose protein sequence is MATDDFFRARLDQMIDLRHALAVLATRMPWAQIEASLAPVFAHRDRKGRPVEGSDLFGPSLAVAGAGVSNAGRPRLPIRLMVALLYLKHAYNESDESVVVRWSQDVYFQFFSGQVYFEPRLPCDPAQISRFRRVLGEAGVEQLLKTTIEAAVAMGAVKKTEFERVIVDSTVQSKAIAHPTDSRLLELAREKIARLAKRAGIQLKQTHQHEGQTLRRRAGGYAHAKQFKRLRAVLKRQRTILGRLLREVRRKMGGLADETRASLDTWVERAERIHRQRPKDKNKLYALHAPEAECIGKGKARQPYEFGVKVSLAVTHQHGLMVGARSFPGNPYDGHTLAAQIEQTTNLLQDIGVKPTAAIVDLGYRGVDKDVAPVEVIHRGKFKSLSPRQRTWLKRRQAIEPLIGHTKADHRMDRCWLKGAEGDALHAVLCAAGFNIRWLLRAIARLGLGGVLLALSAMALYAAAMAEVLRHPVSCAEVALEP
- a CDS encoding PAS domain-containing protein translates to MGGWRRFTPTTYPPRAAFERAFASGEPLERQQRIHKAGDGWRWHLVRHIPVRNADGLITRWFGAAVDIHESKLAEQALQATERRLQRLVEGVPQLVWRAEGAGRWTWASPQWTAFSWPCEIHFQRADTAM